A genomic segment from Gracilimonas sediminicola encodes:
- a CDS encoding ATP-binding protein, whose amino-acid sequence MAGNNNIQTLSVEASTEHLAKVRDFVAAHAENIGLSQKDISEIRLAVDEAYTNIIKHAYKNSPTEKVNIEIGSNANQLWISLMDEGNSFDPSTYSEPDLMQRIKEKKRGGMGVYLIRKLMDQVQYNRKGHTNEIRMVKNL is encoded by the coding sequence GTGGCTGGAAATAATAACATACAAACCCTTTCTGTTGAAGCTTCTACAGAGCATCTCGCCAAAGTGCGGGATTTTGTAGCTGCCCATGCCGAGAATATCGGGCTCAGCCAAAAAGATATTTCAGAAATAAGGCTGGCAGTGGATGAAGCCTACACAAATATTATTAAACACGCCTATAAAAACTCCCCCACCGAAAAAGTGAATATAGAAATTGGCTCCAACGCCAACCAGCTATGGATTTCATTGATGGATGAAGGGAATAGTTTTGACCCCAGCACTTACAGTGAACCCGACCTTATGCAACGCATCAAAGAAAAGAAACGCGGCGGCATGGGCGTTTACCTGATCCGTAAGCTCATGGATCAGGTACAGTATAACCGCAAAGGACATACCAACGAAATACGTATGGTCAAAAACCTTTGA
- a CDS encoding ABC transporter ATP-binding protein, giving the protein MKNSLLKISGLTKSFDQSGPVVNDVSFEVGKNEIFALLGPSGCGKTTTLRLIAGFEQCEAGEVHIENELVESTRKRLSPQKREIGFVFQDYALFPHMNALENVAFGLREVEKKKRPVLAEEVLCRTGMEKYKHRMPDELSGGQQQRVALARAIAPKPRLVLMDEPFSGLDAMLRDTTRKEVRAILKKSGMSAILVTHDQEEALSFADRIAVMNNGQIEQIGTPEEVYYHPKTQFVAQFLGRTNLFRAHADGSDNVETRLGPVKINKEAEGLILCSIRPEHLTIERCKENGNESGIIVGREFRGHDITYHVLFKGDKYIVHTDNRLLFDVDEHVIVKPLEPAVVLEQKA; this is encoded by the coding sequence ATGAAAAACTCTCTGTTAAAAATATCCGGATTAACGAAGTCATTCGACCAAAGCGGGCCCGTTGTAAACGATGTCAGTTTTGAAGTTGGTAAGAATGAAATATTCGCACTTTTAGGCCCCAGCGGGTGCGGGAAGACTACAACCCTGCGCCTAATCGCAGGTTTTGAACAATGCGAAGCCGGCGAAGTACACATCGAAAATGAGCTGGTTGAAAGTACCCGGAAACGCCTTTCTCCACAGAAAAGAGAGATAGGTTTTGTGTTTCAGGACTACGCACTTTTCCCACACATGAACGCGCTCGAGAATGTGGCTTTTGGCCTTCGGGAAGTAGAGAAAAAGAAGCGTCCGGTGTTAGCTGAAGAAGTGCTTTGCCGAACGGGTATGGAAAAGTACAAACACCGTATGCCTGATGAACTCTCCGGTGGGCAGCAGCAGCGCGTAGCGCTGGCCCGGGCTATCGCCCCCAAGCCGAGGCTCGTGCTAATGGATGAGCCTTTTTCAGGACTCGATGCCATGCTCCGCGACACCACCCGAAAAGAAGTTCGTGCTATTCTGAAGAAATCAGGGATGAGTGCAATTCTTGTAACTCATGATCAGGAGGAAGCCCTTTCTTTTGCCGACCGGATCGCAGTTATGAATAACGGGCAGATTGAGCAAATCGGGACTCCGGAAGAGGTGTACTATCATCCCAAAACACAATTTGTAGCCCAGTTTTTAGGCCGAACGAACTTATTCCGAGCTCATGCTGACGGATCTGATAATGTAGAAACCCGGCTGGGTCCGGTTAAAATAAACAAAGAAGCTGAAGGCCTGATTTTATGTTCCATCCGCCCGGAGCACCTGACCATTGAGCGGTGCAAAGAAAATGGAAATGAAAGCGGCATCATTGTTGGGCGGGAGTTTCGCGGGCACGATATTACCTACCACGTACTTTTTAAGGGAGATAAGTACATTGTTCATACCGATAACCGGCTTCTGTTTGATGTGGACGAGCATGTAATTGTGAAACCTCTGGAGCCGGCTGTAGTATTAGAACAGAAAGCCTGA
- a CDS encoding GlsB/YeaQ/YmgE family stress response membrane protein, translating to MSFFGFLLLLLIAAICGGIGQSISGYSFGGCLISAGVGFIGAIIGKWIASELGLPELWTIEISGSPFPVIWSIIGAALFTAILGAIMRGKEKAI from the coding sequence ATGTCATTTTTTGGATTTCTTTTGTTACTGCTGATCGCCGCTATTTGTGGAGGTATAGGGCAAAGCATCAGCGGATATAGTTTTGGAGGCTGCCTGATCTCAGCCGGGGTTGGTTTTATTGGTGCCATTATTGGCAAGTGGATTGCCAGCGAACTGGGCCTTCCTGAACTTTGGACTATTGAAATCAGCGGAAGTCCCTTCCCCGTTATTTGGTCTATCATCGGGGCCGCATTATTCACCGCTATTCTCGGCGCTATCATGAGGGGCAAGGAAAAAGCAATCTGA
- a CDS encoding SPOR domain-containing protein: MKKVSIYTLLLAVALVSFQACGPSEEERRAAEQARLDSLRQVQEQRIAEMMQAREDSIAQAQQQQEMVEEQQGPQFAEDGTYVVQVGAFRSEEEANEYKNTLTDRDYPHVYTVKIGKEETGDVWFRLRVGFFAEKAEAEEFGAELGSELNTGYWVSKVQRSGS; this comes from the coding sequence ATGAAAAAAGTAAGCATCTACACATTGTTGTTGGCAGTGGCTTTGGTGAGTTTCCAGGCGTGCGGACCAAGCGAAGAAGAACGAAGAGCCGCTGAACAAGCCCGGCTTGATTCTCTGAGACAAGTACAGGAACAAAGAATCGCTGAGATGATGCAGGCCCGGGAAGACAGTATTGCACAAGCCCAGCAACAACAGGAAATGGTGGAAGAGCAACAGGGTCCTCAGTTTGCTGAAGACGGAACATATGTAGTTCAGGTTGGAGCTTTCCGGTCGGAAGAAGAGGCTAACGAATATAAAAATACCTTAACCGATCGTGATTATCCTCATGTATATACGGTTAAAATAGGGAAAGAAGAAACCGGTGATGTTTGGTTCCGGCTTCGGGTTGGCTTTTTCGCTGAGAAAGCTGAAGCTGAAGAATTTGGGGCTGAACTTGGTAGTGAATTGAATACCGGCTACTGGGTTTCTAAAGTCCAGAGATCAGGAAGCTGA
- a CDS encoding DMT family transporter, translated as MSQDYSKAKVYLILIVGLTTFGFAPILVKFATEHSALLLVAIRTVGAFLMLLPFYIYQKKSDKYDVKPVGNETKWMAFAGIALGLHFILWISSLYYTSVASASVLVTIHPIMLIVAERVLYKMEFAPTVWIGVFIAFAGSVLLGISDYNTESTFANPLLGNAMAFGAAAIFAVYFLIGRKIRQNRSWLGYVFPVYGYAAATCVVILLIVEGIPQHISPVVIWVGLGLAIGPQLMGHGSLNYAVKFVSPTLLSTLILTEPVFATVLAFFILGELPAILSFVAIFVTLVGVVLTWKKKPKHKREIEE; from the coding sequence TTGAGTCAGGATTATTCAAAAGCTAAAGTTTATCTGATCCTTATAGTTGGGCTCACCACCTTTGGCTTTGCCCCCATTTTAGTGAAGTTTGCTACCGAACATTCGGCCCTTTTGTTAGTGGCCATACGTACGGTAGGCGCTTTTCTGATGCTGCTCCCGTTCTATATCTATCAAAAAAAGAGCGACAAATACGATGTAAAACCGGTGGGCAATGAAACCAAATGGATGGCCTTTGCCGGTATCGCTTTAGGACTCCACTTCATACTTTGGATCAGCTCACTTTATTACACCTCGGTGGCTTCAGCTTCGGTGCTGGTTACCATCCACCCCATTATGTTGATTGTAGCAGAACGGGTATTGTACAAAATGGAGTTTGCTCCCACCGTTTGGATTGGAGTGTTTATTGCTTTTGCCGGATCCGTTCTTCTGGGAATCTCTGATTACAATACGGAGTCAACCTTTGCCAACCCCTTGCTTGGAAATGCGATGGCTTTCGGGGCAGCGGCCATCTTTGCCGTTTATTTTCTGATCGGGAGAAAAATCCGGCAAAATCGATCCTGGCTTGGGTATGTATTCCCGGTGTATGGTTATGCGGCAGCAACCTGTGTGGTCATTTTGCTGATTGTGGAAGGAATTCCCCAGCACATTTCCCCGGTGGTGATTTGGGTAGGGCTGGGATTAGCCATAGGCCCGCAGCTGATGGGCCACGGTTCCCTGAATTATGCCGTTAAATTCGTTTCGCCGACACTACTTTCCACCTTAATTCTGACCGAACCCGTATTTGCGACCGTACTTGCGTTTTTTATCCTCGGAGAACTTCCGGCGATTCTTTCTTTTGTGGCCATTTTTGTGACCTTAGTCGGGGTAGTGCTTACCTGGAAAAAGAAGCCGAAGCATAAGAGAGAGATCGAAGAATAA
- a CDS encoding transglycosylase SLT domain-containing protein — translation MLFERDNIIGVSKYLLLTGCGAMLFLSCSQSSDTRENSETLPVSVSEPVERDFAEIKRNGVLRMITSYSSGSYFLYKGVQVGFEYELLKAFTKENDLALEVVITGPDESPYDLLNSGRGDIIAANYTITPERKQVVEFTRPYNMVDQLIVVSDDLGFKPESISDMEGIPISVRRNSSYYVRLKELKDEGFPVNINIIPEDMDTESVLFQVADGTYEATVADDNIFDAADKYMNGLIKGPLIAESDTIAWAVRKNAPDLEYQLNRFLYKHFRFDEDGVPKRSAFLNVLRKKYFESGNQIADYYSPNYQGEQYGTISPYDNMIREVADEMDVDWVMLTAIAAQESKFNPSSVSWAGAVGIMQVLPRFSEISSDSLYIPEVNIREGAKILASHLDHYAYMDSTNKWSFALAAYNAGSGHLADARRLTIDHNKNPNEWEDVSESLLKLMQRKYYQNARYGFCRGIETVRYVNEIMNRYSTYQTILAHNREKTATGTGVLGLKTFN, via the coding sequence ATGCTATTTGAAAGAGACAACATTATTGGAGTGTCTAAGTATCTGCTCCTCACCGGCTGTGGAGCTATGCTTTTCTTAAGCTGTTCGCAATCTTCAGACACACGCGAGAACAGCGAAACCCTCCCTGTTTCTGTAAGTGAACCCGTTGAGAGAGATTTTGCAGAGATTAAAAGGAATGGCGTACTCCGTATGATTACCAGCTACAGTTCGGGCTCCTATTTTCTGTATAAAGGAGTTCAGGTTGGTTTTGAATACGAGCTGCTGAAAGCCTTCACAAAAGAAAATGACCTTGCCCTTGAGGTTGTGATTACCGGCCCCGATGAAAGTCCCTATGACCTGCTCAATAGCGGTCGCGGAGATATTATAGCGGCCAATTACACCATCACCCCCGAAAGAAAGCAGGTGGTAGAGTTTACCCGTCCGTACAACATGGTTGATCAGCTTATTGTCGTTTCGGATGATCTGGGTTTTAAACCGGAAAGTATTTCGGATATGGAGGGAATTCCCATCAGCGTTCGCCGAAACAGCTCGTATTACGTTCGCTTAAAAGAGCTTAAAGATGAAGGCTTCCCGGTGAACATCAACATTATTCCTGAAGATATGGACACCGAGTCGGTATTATTTCAGGTAGCCGATGGTACGTATGAAGCTACCGTTGCCGACGACAATATTTTTGATGCGGCCGATAAATACATGAATGGCCTTATAAAAGGACCACTAATTGCCGAAAGTGATACCATTGCCTGGGCAGTCCGCAAAAATGCCCCCGATCTCGAATATCAGCTAAACCGTTTCCTGTACAAGCATTTTCGTTTTGATGAGGATGGGGTTCCCAAACGCTCTGCATTTCTGAATGTATTAAGGAAAAAATACTTTGAGTCGGGCAACCAAATAGCTGATTATTACAGCCCTAATTATCAGGGAGAGCAATATGGCACCATTTCTCCCTATGATAATATGATTCGTGAGGTAGCCGATGAAATGGATGTCGACTGGGTGATGCTTACCGCTATAGCTGCGCAGGAATCGAAATTTAATCCAAGCTCGGTGAGCTGGGCAGGAGCTGTCGGGATTATGCAGGTGTTGCCAAGGTTCTCAGAAATCTCATCCGACTCATTGTACATCCCGGAAGTGAATATTCGTGAAGGGGCTAAAATTCTGGCTTCTCATCTTGATCACTATGCTTATATGGATTCTACCAATAAATGGTCGTTTGCCCTGGCTGCATACAATGCCGGTTCCGGCCACCTGGCTGATGCCCGCCGGCTCACTATCGATCACAATAAAAACCCGAATGAGTGGGAAGATGTGTCGGAGTCTTTACTAAAGCTGATGCAGCGCAAGTACTACCAGAATGCACGCTATGGCTTTTGCAGGGGTATCGAAACGGTTCGGTATGTAAATGAAATTATGAACCGGTACAGTACCTATCAAACCATATTGGCGCATAACAGAGAAAAGACCGCAACGGGAACCGGAGTGCTGGGTTTAAAAACCTTTAATTAA
- a CDS encoding GAF domain-containing SpoIIE family protein phosphatase, producing MDTKTSLSNTEERQSRFELRTLLETSRMLIESQEPDFVLNNLLLITMGKLLVPKGMILINKGSNHFYLVSKIKGKSNLDEDDSVQLEFPEAELDRTVLKAEEFPEISKKLGLAEGSIFFNLRTTNHHLGFLCLGPKGNKQPLTASELEFIESLTIISSVAIANSRMFQELRLINRKLDRKVHDLNTLLELSKDFNLMVDRDEIARTFKFAMLGQMLIRTFFFVLDIDGEKSIVSSSGLKEQPTDKELNTLFELEDVFYCDEEHDCPFLEKNGIKLLIALRFQNEKIGVVGVGAPANKEPYGKEQVNFLQSLGNLALLTIQKTLLLEERIEKQRMEEELNLAKTIQQGLLPSPIPTIEGFDLEATNISSRQVGGDYFDVLETPDNGHILAIADVTGKGVPASLLMANLQSMLHALAPIDITLAEATGSINDIIHKNTPADKFITFFWGKISADGKQFDYVNAGHNNPMLFKKGSKEPVELDAGGVILGAMPSMMPYDSASIDLQAGDTLIFYTDGVTEAMNPEQTEEYEEERLIQCIQSHLEKSSSEIMNAVIDDIMDFSDGIQYDDITILVLKVN from the coding sequence GTGGATACTAAAACCTCTCTTTCGAATACTGAAGAACGTCAAAGCCGATTTGAGCTTCGCACCCTGCTGGAAACCAGCCGGATGCTCATCGAGTCTCAGGAACCGGATTTTGTACTGAACAATCTTTTGCTGATTACCATGGGGAAGCTACTGGTACCCAAGGGTATGATTCTCATCAACAAAGGCTCGAACCATTTTTACCTGGTAAGCAAGATTAAGGGAAAGAGTAATCTTGATGAGGATGATTCAGTTCAGCTTGAATTTCCTGAGGCCGAGCTGGATCGTACGGTACTTAAAGCGGAAGAATTTCCTGAGATTTCAAAAAAACTGGGCCTGGCTGAAGGCAGTATCTTTTTTAACCTGAGAACCACCAACCATCACCTTGGTTTTTTGTGTCTGGGGCCAAAGGGAAATAAGCAGCCGCTTACAGCCAGCGAACTGGAGTTCATCGAAAGCCTGACTATTATTTCTTCGGTTGCCATAGCTAACTCCAGAATGTTCCAGGAGCTTCGACTGATAAACCGGAAGCTCGATCGTAAAGTACACGACCTGAACACCCTTCTGGAACTCAGTAAAGATTTCAATTTGATGGTGGACCGGGATGAAATTGCCCGAACCTTTAAGTTTGCCATGCTGGGGCAAATGTTGATCCGAACATTCTTTTTTGTGCTGGATATTGACGGAGAAAAATCTATCGTATCCAGCAGCGGGTTGAAGGAACAGCCTACTGATAAAGAGCTGAATACCCTTTTTGAACTCGAAGATGTTTTCTATTGTGATGAAGAACATGACTGCCCCTTTTTGGAGAAAAACGGCATCAAACTGCTAATTGCGCTCCGCTTTCAGAATGAAAAAATTGGTGTTGTAGGGGTTGGAGCTCCTGCCAATAAAGAGCCTTATGGTAAAGAGCAGGTCAACTTTTTACAGTCGCTGGGGAACCTGGCATTACTTACCATCCAAAAGACATTATTGCTCGAAGAGCGGATAGAAAAACAGCGAATGGAAGAGGAACTCAACCTTGCCAAAACCATTCAGCAAGGGCTGCTTCCTTCCCCAATTCCAACTATCGAAGGCTTTGATTTAGAGGCCACAAACATTTCTTCCCGTCAGGTGGGTGGCGACTATTTCGATGTGCTTGAAACTCCTGACAACGGACATATACTCGCCATTGCCGATGTAACCGGCAAAGGTGTGCCGGCTTCTTTGTTGATGGCCAACCTGCAATCGATGTTACATGCCTTAGCCCCCATTGACATAACGCTGGCTGAAGCAACCGGAAGCATTAATGATATCATCCATAAAAACACACCGGCTGACAAATTCATTACTTTCTTCTGGGGAAAAATATCAGCTGATGGCAAGCAATTTGATTATGTGAATGCGGGCCATAACAACCCAATGCTATTCAAAAAAGGCAGTAAAGAACCGGTTGAACTTGATGCGGGTGGCGTGATTTTAGGCGCAATGCCTTCCATGATGCCTTATGATTCTGCCTCCATTGACCTGCAAGCCGGCGATACATTGATTTTTTATACAGATGGCGTTACCGAAGCGATGAACCCCGAGCAAACCGAAGAGTACGAAGAAGAAAGGCTTATTCAATGCATTCAATCCCATCTTGAAAAATCATCAAGCGAAATAATGAATGCTGTTATCGATGACATTATGGACTTTTCGGATGGCATTCAGTACGATGACATCACCATACTGGTGCTGAAGGTTAATTAA
- a CDS encoding DUF4293 family protein — MIQRLQTVFLALASILNLSVYFTPIYEKAMNDPQLWIGIGLASSLLVALIINVFSIFLYNNRKNQIAWVKRAALLQVIGLGFCVGVLFSLGGIGTYLWDEALGTGLVIAGLLFQILALRFIKKDEELVRSMDRIR; from the coding sequence GTGATACAACGACTACAAACGGTATTTTTGGCACTGGCATCCATACTTAATCTTTCGGTTTATTTTACCCCTATTTACGAGAAAGCTATGAACGATCCCCAGCTCTGGATTGGCATTGGCCTGGCAAGTTCGTTGTTAGTGGCTTTGATCATAAATGTCTTTTCCATCTTCCTCTATAATAACCGGAAAAATCAGATAGCTTGGGTGAAACGAGCTGCGCTGCTGCAGGTAATCGGACTTGGGTTTTGTGTGGGGGTTTTATTTTCGTTGGGAGGAATCGGAACCTACCTTTGGGATGAAGCGCTTGGAACCGGGCTTGTAATTGCAGGACTCCTGTTTCAGATTTTAGCACTTCGTTTTATTAAAAAAGATGAGGAATTAGTCCGTTCAATGGATCGAATCCGATAG
- a CDS encoding STAS domain-containing protein, whose translation MKNFSIATRQHDHVSILDISGELDAHTASQLENALKSLIDEESYAIIVNCSGLDYIASAGLGVFMAYIEDVRSLGGDIKLTNMNDRVYNVFDLLGFPTLYDILEDEKEALESFDN comes from the coding sequence ATGAAAAATTTCAGTATTGCTACACGCCAACATGATCACGTAAGTATACTGGATATCAGTGGAGAGCTTGATGCGCATACTGCTTCTCAGCTTGAGAACGCACTAAAATCGTTAATTGATGAAGAAAGCTATGCTATCATCGTCAACTGCTCCGGCCTGGATTATATAGCCAGTGCCGGTTTAGGTGTTTTTATGGCTTACATCGAAGATGTGAGAAGTTTAGGCGGCGACATCAAACTAACAAATATGAACGACCGCGTTTATAACGTATTCGATCTGTTGGGCTTTCCAACTTTGTATGATATCCTGGAAGATGAAAAAGAAGCCTTAGAAAGCTTTGACAATTAA